One window of Paenibacillus albicereus genomic DNA carries:
- a CDS encoding NAD(P)/FAD-dependent oxidoreductase translates to MGKYDVIVVGAGPAGIFACYELTLKAPQLKVLLVDKGHSIDRRSCPILEEKIQLCPPPAGKKEFAGCLPACSITAGFGGAGAYSDGKFNITTEFGGWLTDYLPPSQVLELIRYVDGINLEHGATTAITDPTTDTIRDIEQRGYAAGLKLLRAEVRHLGTEQNLAILKSIFDYLQTRVDMRFKTEVEDLVTVKENGAHRVTGIAIREGETHEADVVMVAPGRDGSAWLTEVLKRRRLKMHNNQVDVGVRVETSDVVMREINEHLYEGKFIYNTSVGTRVRTFCSNPSGHVVVENHSGVMAANGHSYKDPALGSSNTNFALLVSHRFTEPFDKPNEYAREICQRANDLSSGGVIVQKYGDILRGRRSTSSRIREGFLEPTLHEAVPGDLGLVLPYNTMRSLIEMVEALEKVTPGIASEHTLFYGVEAKFYSARPKLTNDLETEIAGLYCGGDGAGITRGLAQAGAAGVWIARAMLRRKTGSAAGTEAAVPAL, encoded by the coding sequence ATGGGAAAATATGATGTCATCGTCGTCGGGGCCGGTCCGGCCGGAATCTTCGCCTGCTACGAGCTCACGCTCAAGGCTCCGCAGCTGAAAGTGCTGCTCGTCGACAAAGGCCACTCGATCGACCGCCGCAGCTGCCCGATTCTCGAAGAGAAGATCCAGCTCTGTCCTCCGCCTGCGGGCAAGAAGGAATTCGCCGGCTGCCTGCCGGCCTGCTCGATTACGGCCGGGTTCGGCGGAGCAGGCGCGTACAGCGACGGCAAGTTCAACATCACGACCGAGTTCGGCGGCTGGCTGACGGACTATCTGCCTCCTTCCCAGGTGCTGGAGCTCATCCGCTACGTGGACGGCATCAATCTCGAGCACGGGGCGACGACCGCGATCACCGATCCGACGACCGATACGATCCGCGACATCGAGCAGCGCGGCTATGCCGCCGGCCTCAAGCTGCTGCGCGCCGAGGTGCGCCATCTGGGCACAGAGCAGAATCTCGCGATCCTGAAGTCGATCTTCGATTATCTGCAGACTCGCGTCGACATGCGCTTCAAGACCGAGGTCGAGGACCTGGTTACCGTCAAGGAGAACGGCGCGCACCGCGTGACCGGCATCGCGATCCGCGAAGGCGAGACGCATGAAGCCGATGTCGTCATGGTCGCCCCCGGCCGCGACGGCTCCGCCTGGCTGACCGAGGTGCTGAAGCGCCGCCGGCTCAAGATGCACAACAACCAGGTCGACGTCGGCGTGCGCGTGGAGACGAGCGACGTCGTCATGCGCGAGATCAACGAGCATCTATACGAGGGCAAATTCATCTACAACACCTCCGTCGGCACGCGCGTGCGCACGTTCTGCAGCAATCCGTCCGGCCATGTCGTCGTCGAGAACCATAGCGGCGTGATGGCGGCCAACGGCCATTCCTACAAGGACCCGGCGCTCGGCTCGTCCAATACGAACTTCGCGCTGCTCGTCTCGCACCGCTTTACCGAGCCGTTCGACAAGCCGAACGAGTACGCGCGGGAAATCTGCCAAAGGGCCAACGACCTGTCGAGCGGCGGCGTCATCGTGCAGAAGTACGGCGACATCCTTCGGGGACGCCGCTCCACCTCGAGCCGCATCCGCGAAGGCTTCCTGGAGCCGACGCTGCATGAGGCGGTGCCGGGCGACCTCGGTCTCGTGCTGCCCTACAACACGATGCGGAGCCTGATCGAGATGGTCGAGGCGCTGGAAAAGGTGACGCCGGGCATCGCGTCCGAGCACACGCTGTTCTACGGCGTCGAAGCGAAGTTCTACTCCGCCCGACCGAAGCTGACGAACGACCTGGAGACGGAGATTGCCGGCTTGTACTGCGGCGGCGACGGAGCCGGAATCACGCGCGGCCTCGCCCAGGCCGGCGCGGCCGGCGTCTGGATCGCGCGCGCCATGCTGCGCCGAAAAACCGGCAGCGCCGCCGGAACGGAAGCGGCTGTGCCGGCGCTCTGA
- a CDS encoding DUF58 domain-containing protein yields MARPATDRRPVRSRRRWGLMASLYVSSLLYMLFQGGKTAVMLFCIFNGLILYLILGYWSGIRRISGTRRISASAAAGPAAGSSDSRVLAAGDSLLVEMELRLPGYYPVPYVLVQERLERNGGETIPFEVSFVPSMRRSGSVDFATPPLRRGVYRFLPTLCATKDVFGFLEHEGSFVEEQEFSVRPSTIAVPGWDRVSRGAKGHFSHSAAPRSSRETTQINGIREFIPGDRLSRIHWGATAKTGQWKSKEFEREALPRTIVLLDACVRGGAGESERFETAVSAAASLFEHGMKRGTSMGLWCSSAVPAALKARSGGDQLHRAMELLTEAGRDGSDRLAQAVLRADPILEAGSMTLLVTDAPLDEIRQAMGWLARRGHNPCCIRVLAEGQAQPADGLADYAAGPIYAIRSLEELPAALSGREAAADAGS; encoded by the coding sequence ATGGCACGGCCAGCCACGGATCGACGCCCTGTCCGCTCGCGGCGCCGCTGGGGGCTGATGGCCTCGCTCTACGTCAGCAGCCTGCTGTACATGCTGTTCCAGGGCGGCAAGACCGCCGTCATGCTGTTCTGCATTTTCAACGGCCTTATCCTCTATTTGATCCTCGGGTATTGGAGCGGCATCCGACGCATCTCCGGCACGCGCCGGATCTCCGCATCCGCAGCGGCCGGACCGGCCGCAGGCAGCTCCGACAGCCGGGTGCTGGCGGCGGGCGACAGCTTGCTCGTGGAGATGGAGCTGCGGCTGCCCGGCTATTATCCCGTCCCCTACGTGCTCGTCCAGGAAAGGCTCGAGCGCAACGGCGGGGAGACGATTCCGTTCGAGGTGAGCTTCGTCCCGAGCATGCGCCGCAGCGGCTCGGTCGACTTCGCGACGCCGCCGCTGCGGCGGGGCGTCTACCGCTTCCTGCCGACGCTCTGCGCGACGAAGGACGTCTTCGGATTCCTCGAGCATGAAGGCAGCTTCGTCGAGGAGCAAGAATTCTCCGTCCGGCCGAGTACGATCGCGGTGCCCGGCTGGGACCGCGTCAGCCGGGGAGCCAAGGGGCATTTTTCCCACTCGGCAGCGCCGCGCTCCTCGCGCGAGACGACCCAGATCAACGGCATCCGCGAGTTCATTCCGGGCGATCGCCTCTCGCGCATCCACTGGGGCGCGACGGCGAAGACCGGCCAGTGGAAGTCCAAGGAATTCGAGCGGGAAGCGCTTCCCCGCACCATCGTGCTGCTTGACGCCTGCGTCCGCGGCGGAGCGGGCGAGTCGGAGCGGTTCGAGACGGCCGTATCGGCTGCGGCCTCGCTGTTCGAGCACGGCATGAAGCGCGGCACGTCGATGGGGCTGTGGTGCTCTTCGGCGGTCCCGGCCGCGCTCAAGGCGCGCAGCGGCGGCGATCAGCTGCACCGGGCGATGGAGCTGCTGACCGAGGCGGGCCGCGACGGCTCCGACCGGCTGGCGCAGGCGGTGCTGAGGGCGGACCCGATCCTGGAAGCCGGATCGATGACGCTGCTCGTGACCGATGCCCCGCTGGACGAGATCCGGCAGGCGATGGGCTGGCTGGCGCGGCGCGGCCACAACCCGTGCTGCATCCGGGTGCTGGCGGAGGGCCAGGCGCAGCCTGCCGACGGCTTGGCCGACTATGCCGCAGGCCCGATCTACGCGATCCGCAGCCTGGAAGAGCTGCCTGCGGCGCTGAGCGGAAGGGAGGCGGCCGCCGATGCTGGAAGCTGA
- a CDS encoding AAA family ATPase, producing MEVYAPHMRLCSSIRSNLESVILGKEREIELVLIALLAGGHLLLEDVPGTGKTQLVKALARSIGGDFRRIQCNPDLLPTDITGLTIYHPREEQFIFRPGPIMSHLVLADEINRATTKTQSALLEAMEEGSVTVDGETHALPAPFILIATQNPIEFEGTYLLPEAQMDRFMMKLSLGYPDEADEKRMVLGRQSGHPADALERVASISDIIDLQKQAERIHADEAVADYLVRIVRGTREHEGVQLGASPRAAVSLMRAAKARALVEQREYVIPDDVKQLSPHVLSHRLLLQPSARLRGVRPETVVQDVVERTKAPVRLER from the coding sequence TTGGAAGTCTATGCCCCTCACATGCGGCTATGCTCGTCCATCCGCAGCAACCTGGAATCCGTCATCCTCGGCAAGGAGAGGGAGATCGAGCTAGTCCTGATCGCGCTTCTGGCCGGCGGCCATCTGCTGCTGGAGGACGTTCCCGGCACCGGCAAAACCCAGCTGGTCAAAGCTCTTGCCCGTTCCATCGGCGGCGATTTCCGGCGTATCCAATGCAATCCGGACCTGCTGCCTACCGATATTACCGGCCTCACCATCTATCATCCCCGCGAAGAACAGTTCATTTTCCGTCCTGGTCCCATCATGTCCCATCTCGTGCTGGCCGACGAGATCAACCGCGCCACGACCAAGACGCAGTCCGCGCTGCTCGAGGCGATGGAGGAAGGCAGCGTGACGGTCGACGGCGAGACGCATGCGCTTCCGGCCCCGTTCATCCTCATCGCCACCCAGAACCCGATCGAGTTCGAAGGCACCTATCTGCTGCCCGAGGCGCAGATGGACCGCTTCATGATGAAGCTGTCGCTCGGGTATCCGGACGAGGCGGACGAGAAGCGGATGGTGCTGGGACGTCAGAGCGGCCATCCTGCCGATGCGCTGGAGCGCGTCGCGTCCATCTCCGATATCATCGACCTGCAGAAGCAGGCGGAGCGGATTCATGCCGACGAAGCCGTGGCCGATTATCTCGTGCGCATCGTGCGAGGCACGCGCGAGCATGAGGGCGTGCAGCTCGGCGCCAGTCCGCGCGCGGCCGTATCGCTCATGCGCGCGGCCAAGGCTCGTGCGCTTGTCGAGCAGCGCGAATACGTCATCCCCGACGATGTCAAGCAGCTGTCGCCGCATGTGCTGTCCCACCGGCTGCTGCTGCAGCCGTCCGCCAGGCTCAGGGGCGTGCGTCCCGAGACGGTCGTCCAGGATGTCGTCGAGCGGACCAAGGCTCCGGTCCGGCTGGAGCGATGA
- a CDS encoding CynX/NimT family MFS transporter, whose amino-acid sequence MTTLSSPSGRRPAWLLIAGILLIAANMRAAITSVGPLLDRIAADYRLSSEMSGLLTSLPLLAFGAMSLLAPRLAEKLGSERSLLYGLALLLAGMLVRALPGTEALFAGTALLGLAIAVSNVLLPSLIKRDFPAQIGLLTGSYSVTMSVFAAIASGVSVPLAALPGWGWSRSLLLWALLAALAFAVWLPISLRSKSHPAAVSPQSPARMLRSPLAWRITLYMGLQSLTFYATITWLPVLFHERGFSAASAGWLLMLMQLVSLPTSFFVPVWASRMRSQVPLVAIAGALSLSGYAGLLWGSTSLSLLWITLLGLSQGATISLALTFFGLRTRTAAEAARLSGMAQSIGYLLAAFGPVLLGTLHDRTGSWNPVLAVLLLVSLVVVALGLGAGRPGTISEPDGGSELRSPAGSGKLTGPAR is encoded by the coding sequence ATGACTACTCTCTCCTCTCCATCCGGACGGCGTCCGGCATGGCTCCTCATCGCGGGCATCCTGCTCATCGCCGCCAACATGCGCGCGGCCATCACCTCGGTCGGTCCGCTGCTCGACCGCATCGCCGCGGACTACCGCCTGAGCAGCGAGATGTCCGGCCTGCTCACCTCGCTGCCGCTGCTCGCCTTCGGCGCGATGTCGCTGCTGGCGCCCCGCCTGGCCGAGAAGCTCGGCTCCGAGCGCTCGCTGCTGTACGGCCTGGCGCTGCTGCTCGCCGGCATGCTGGTGCGGGCGCTGCCCGGAACGGAGGCGCTGTTCGCCGGCACTGCCCTGCTCGGCCTGGCGATCGCCGTCAGCAACGTGCTGCTACCGAGCCTCATCAAGCGCGATTTCCCTGCCCAGATCGGACTGCTGACGGGATCCTACTCCGTGACGATGAGCGTGTTCGCGGCGATCGCCTCCGGCGTGTCGGTGCCGCTCGCGGCGCTTCCCGGCTGGGGCTGGAGCCGCTCGCTGCTGCTTTGGGCACTGCTCGCCGCGCTGGCGTTCGCGGTCTGGCTGCCGATCAGCCTGCGCTCCAAGAGCCATCCTGCCGCCGTGTCTCCGCAATCGCCCGCGCGCATGCTGCGCTCGCCGCTCGCCTGGCGGATCACGCTCTACATGGGCCTGCAGTCGCTCACGTTCTACGCGACGATCACCTGGCTGCCGGTGCTTTTCCATGAGCGCGGCTTCAGCGCCGCCTCGGCGGGCTGGCTACTCATGCTGATGCAGCTCGTCAGCTTGCCAACCTCGTTCTTCGTTCCGGTCTGGGCGAGCCGCATGCGTTCCCAGGTGCCGCTCGTCGCCATCGCGGGCGCTTTGTCGCTGAGCGGCTATGCCGGATTGCTCTGGGGCTCGACATCGCTGTCCCTGCTCTGGATCACGCTGCTGGGACTGAGCCAAGGCGCCACGATTTCGCTGGCGCTGACGTTCTTCGGCCTCCGGACCCGGACGGCGGCAGAGGCCGCCCGGCTGTCGGGCATGGCCCAGTCGATCGGCTATCTGCTCGCCGCGTTCGGTCCGGTGCTGCTCGGCACGCTTCACGACCGGACCGGCTCGTGGAATCCGGTGCTGGCGGTATTGCTGCTCGTATCGCTCGTCGTCGTCGCGCTCGGCCTCGGCGCCGGCCGTCCCGGCACGATCAGCGAGCCGGACGGCGGCAGCGAGCTGCGTTCCCCGGCCGGCAGCGGCAAGCTGACCGGACCGGCACGTTGA
- the spoVAE gene encoding stage V sporulation protein AE, translated as MIYLWAFVIGGAICVFGQLLFDIVKLTPAHTMSLLVVLGAIADGFGWYEPLVKFAGAGVTVPITSFGNALVHGALTELHDTGWIGVISGIFKVTSAGISSAIIFSFLAALIVRPKG; from the coding sequence ATGATCTACCTGTGGGCGTTTGTCATAGGCGGAGCGATCTGCGTATTCGGGCAGCTGCTGTTCGACATCGTCAAGCTGACTCCGGCGCATACGATGTCGCTGCTCGTCGTGCTCGGCGCGATCGCCGACGGGTTCGGCTGGTACGAGCCGCTCGTCAAGTTCGCCGGCGCGGGGGTGACGGTGCCGATTACCAGCTTCGGCAACGCGCTCGTGCACGGAGCGCTGACGGAGCTGCATGACACCGGCTGGATCGGCGTCATTTCCGGCATTTTCAAGGTGACGAGCGCGGGCATCAGCTCCGCCATCATCTTCTCGTTCCTCGCGGCGCTGATCGTCCGTCCGAAAGGATGA
- the spoVAC gene encoding stage V sporulation protein AC: MPDNSDKGGDYKKMTMSPKEYKAFAKNREPARSVLGNCIRAFLVGGFICLIGQGVQEFFMHAFGFDAEKAANPTVAVMILLSVILTCLGVYDKIAQWAGAGTAVPVTGFANSMCSAALEHRSEGLVLGVGANMFKLAGSVIVFGTVAAFFVGIAHLILGTGGQ; the protein is encoded by the coding sequence ATGCCAGACAACAGCGATAAAGGCGGAGACTACAAAAAGATGACGATGTCTCCCAAGGAGTACAAGGCGTTCGCGAAAAATCGGGAACCGGCGCGCTCGGTGCTCGGCAACTGCATCCGCGCGTTTCTTGTCGGCGGGTTCATCTGCCTGATCGGCCAAGGCGTCCAGGAATTCTTCATGCACGCGTTCGGCTTCGATGCCGAAAAGGCGGCCAACCCGACCGTTGCGGTCATGATTCTGCTGTCGGTCATTTTGACTTGCCTCGGCGTCTACGACAAGATCGCCCAGTGGGCGGGAGCAGGAACGGCCGTGCCGGTGACGGGCTTCGCCAACTCGATGTGCTCCGCCGCTCTGGAGCATCGGAGCGAGGGACTTGTCCTCGGCGTCGGCGCCAACATGTTCAAGCTGGCGGGATCGGTCATCGTTTTCGGCACCGTCGCGGCATTTTTCGTCGGCATCGCGCATCTGATCCTCGGCACAGGGGGGCAGTGA
- a CDS encoding MetQ/NlpA family ABC transporter substrate-binding protein translates to MNKWLKGITVAALAVSLAACGAKNEGNNAPADNAANSGGAAAEPVTITVGATAVPHAEILNHIKDQLAKEGVDLVVKEFTDYVQPNVQLYEKQLDANFFQHVPYLDDQNKERGYDLVKVVNVHVEPMGAYSDKIKSVDELKDGATVAIPNDATNGGRALALLAENGLIKLKDGVGIAATVKDVTENTKNLEFKELEAATLPRVLGEVDLAVINTNYALEADLNPTADALFIESKDSPYANILVARPDNKDSEAIQKLAKALNSEEVKAFIDETYKGAIVAAF, encoded by the coding sequence ATGAACAAATGGCTCAAAGGAATCACCGTCGCGGCGCTGGCCGTATCGCTCGCCGCTTGCGGCGCCAAGAACGAAGGCAACAATGCTCCGGCGGACAACGCCGCGAACAGCGGAGGCGCCGCTGCCGAGCCGGTTACGATTACGGTCGGAGCGACTGCGGTCCCGCATGCCGAGATCCTCAATCACATCAAGGATCAGCTGGCCAAGGAAGGTGTCGACCTCGTCGTGAAGGAGTTCACCGACTACGTGCAGCCGAACGTGCAATTGTATGAGAAGCAGCTGGACGCCAACTTCTTCCAGCATGTGCCTTACCTGGACGATCAGAACAAGGAGCGCGGCTATGACCTCGTGAAGGTCGTGAACGTGCATGTCGAGCCGATGGGCGCTTACTCCGACAAGATCAAGTCCGTCGACGAGCTGAAGGACGGCGCGACCGTCGCCATCCCGAACGACGCGACGAACGGCGGCCGCGCGCTGGCGCTGCTGGCCGAGAACGGCCTCATCAAACTCAAGGATGGCGTCGGCATCGCCGCTACGGTGAAGGACGTGACGGAAAACACCAAGAATCTCGAGTTCAAGGAGCTGGAAGCCGCTACGCTGCCGCGCGTGCTCGGCGAAGTCGATCTGGCCGTCATCAACACGAACTATGCGCTCGAAGCCGACCTGAACCCGACAGCGGACGCCCTCTTCATCGAGAGCAAGGATTCCCCATACGCCAACATCCTCGTCGCCCGTCCGGACAACAAGGACTCCGAGGCGATCCAGAAGCTCGCCAAGGCGCTCAATAGCGAAGAAGTGAAGGCCTTCATCGACGAGACGTACAAAGGCGCGATCGTCGCTGCTTTCTAA
- the spoVAD gene encoding stage V sporulation protein AD, which produces MKKGKQTWWFENRPVIIGTATVVGPDEGDGPLAADFDLVHPELDLQQKSWEKAERLLLEQASDLAIKKAGIGKDELEFYVGGDLMNQIISNTFAARTLGVPYLGVFGACSTSMESLAIASMIVNSGNGKHVLAGTCSHNCTAEKQFRYPTEYGSQKPPTAQYTITGAGAAIVAPAGSGPVVECATIGRIVDLGVKDPFNMGAAMAPAAVDTIQAHLTDTGRSPGDYDMIVTGDLATVGHRIATDLLKRGGVPMEQTVFADCGLMVYDVDRQKVQAGGSGCACSAVVTYGHLLKRIEKGELKRILVVATGALLSPLSFQQGESIPCIAHAVSIERNEVQP; this is translated from the coding sequence ATGAAGAAGGGCAAGCAGACCTGGTGGTTCGAGAACCGGCCCGTCATCATCGGCACGGCGACGGTCGTCGGACCGGACGAGGGAGACGGGCCGCTTGCGGCCGACTTCGACCTGGTCCACCCGGAGCTCGACCTGCAGCAGAAAAGCTGGGAGAAAGCCGAGCGGCTGCTGCTGGAGCAAGCTTCCGATCTGGCGATCAAAAAAGCGGGCATCGGCAAGGACGAGCTGGAGTTCTACGTCGGCGGCGATCTGATGAACCAGATCATCAGCAACACGTTCGCGGCCCGCACGCTCGGGGTGCCGTATCTGGGCGTCTTCGGCGCCTGCTCCACCTCGATGGAGTCGCTGGCGATCGCCTCGATGATCGTCAATTCCGGCAACGGCAAGCATGTGCTCGCGGGAACCTGCAGCCATAACTGCACAGCGGAAAAGCAGTTCCGCTATCCGACGGAATACGGCTCGCAGAAGCCGCCGACCGCCCAGTACACGATTACGGGAGCCGGCGCGGCGATCGTCGCTCCCGCAGGCAGCGGGCCGGTCGTCGAATGCGCGACGATCGGCCGCATCGTCGATCTCGGGGTCAAGGACCCGTTCAACATGGGGGCGGCGATGGCTCCGGCCGCGGTCGATACGATCCAGGCGCATCTGACCGACACCGGACGCTCGCCCGGCGATTACGACATGATCGTCACCGGCGACCTGGCGACGGTCGGCCACCGGATCGCGACCGACCTGCTCAAGCGCGGCGGCGTGCCGATGGAGCAGACCGTGTTCGCCGATTGCGGCCTCATGGTGTATGACGTCGATCGCCAAAAAGTCCAGGCGGGCGGCAGCGGCTGCGCCTGCTCGGCTGTCGTCACGTACGGCCATCTGCTCAAGCGGATCGAGAAAGGCGAGCTGAAGCGGATTTTGGTCGTCGCCACCGGCGCTCTGCTATCACCGCTCTCGTTCCAGCAGGGAGAGAGCATTCCGTGCATCGCTCATGCCGTATCCATTGAAAGAAACGAGGTGCAGCCATGA
- a CDS encoding 3-keto-5-aminohexanoate cleavage protein has product MRTVRLSRETVLWNLKRLDSALPLQACLNGARSPGSHPALPLSPEELAADAAEAIRAGASSLHLHPRGADGKETLAAAAVADALAAVRRAAPDGPAGVSTGAWIVPDIRERLACIASCTVLPDFVSVNWHEEGAELVAAACLERGIGIEAGLFHPAALQAWATWRGAASCLRALVELPDGLDEDATAAKAKRMLADLDQTGLGVPVLLHGEGSSCWPALRLAASRGLGTRIGLEDTLRLPDGSPASGNRELVAVGAAFYR; this is encoded by the coding sequence ATGCGAACGGTCCGACTCTCGCGGGAAACTGTCCTATGGAATCTCAAGCGGTTGGACTCCGCCTTGCCGTTGCAGGCATGCCTCAACGGAGCCCGTTCTCCCGGCAGCCACCCGGCCTTGCCGCTGTCGCCGGAAGAGCTCGCCGCAGACGCCGCCGAGGCGATCCGGGCGGGCGCCTCCTCCCTCCATCTCCATCCGCGCGGCGCCGATGGAAAAGAGACGCTGGCCGCGGCGGCGGTCGCAGACGCGCTGGCGGCCGTCCGCCGGGCGGCGCCGGACGGTCCGGCCGGCGTATCGACGGGAGCGTGGATCGTCCCCGACATTCGGGAAAGGCTCGCCTGCATCGCTTCATGTACCGTCCTGCCCGACTTCGTGTCGGTGAACTGGCATGAGGAGGGCGCCGAGCTCGTCGCCGCGGCTTGCCTGGAGCGCGGCATCGGCATCGAAGCCGGCTTGTTCCATCCCGCTGCGCTGCAGGCATGGGCCACATGGAGAGGCGCTGCTTCCTGCCTCCGCGCGCTCGTGGAGCTGCCGGACGGCCTCGACGAGGACGCGACGGCTGCGAAGGCCAAGCGGATGCTCGCTGATCTGGATCAGACCGGACTCGGAGTGCCCGTGCTGCTGCACGGCGAGGGCAGCTCCTGCTGGCCGGCGCTTCGCCTCGCCGCCTCGCGCGGACTCGGCACGAGGATCGGCCTCGAGGATACGCTCCGGCTGCCGGACGGCTCCCCCGCTTCCGGCAATCGCGAGCTTGTGGCCGTCGGGGCGGCTTTTTACCGCTGA
- a CDS encoding DUF4129 domain-containing transglutaminase family protein — MLEAEPMRRQEGARGLERLLPPARARWFLALSSLLTAVMIGSTVSVLEELWWEETYTIVYVVLAVSALLELLPVRRLLRLPAQLLAVVVVVLQLAPVDWSTQPPQAGIGETIRAGAELLHPFWEIALAVWVVYAMFAAWNRARIRIIGFTTVNLLVLAISDSFTPIYLWDSVAIVVFSGLVWLVAEHYAGFQQRHPVSWRRLLRYPLQLLLPIVLVLSLVMAAGLAAPEIPPLLKDPYTAWQESRGLAVQNFVGDKGIAPASSKKSAKSGYSRDDSKLGGGFNFDYSPVMEVTSTHKSYWRGETKDYYSGEGWKASESLNAVIDLSPNTEIGNPVELTKAETVEIGQTFKMLREDKFPVLFAAPSVLSVHLAEREDGVRVRILYDYGQEKLIPDPTQNDYPSSYAIRSEQVVLTDELKLAPAAMQGSIASYFTQVPSKTPSRVADLAREITAGASSDYDKAKAIETYLSTTYPYTNEPDLTKKKSADFVDSFLFEIQEGYCDYFSSAMAVLARSVGLPSRWVKGYAPGSGTIDPEAMMRGGREAAERVDSSGEDTYTVRNSDAHSWVEIYFEGYGWIPFEPTPGFAFPYASAAAEEAPEPSALPVPSEAPQPTEAPTDAAGPLLPRWLGWTGLGLLAAAAAGFAFLRREQLAALWRGYRTRSLTAEQRIVWETERLIRSARRHGLAKAEHETLREAVERWSGQRRFLKQELSEVLALFERTKYGARPATREEADSYAAKIRELSGRLRSPG; from the coding sequence ATGCTGGAAGCTGAGCCGATGCGCAGGCAAGAGGGCGCACGCGGTCTGGAGCGGCTGCTGCCGCCGGCGCGGGCGCGCTGGTTCCTCGCGCTGTCCAGCCTGCTGACTGCCGTCATGATCGGCAGCACGGTCTCGGTGCTGGAGGAGCTGTGGTGGGAAGAAACCTATACGATCGTGTACGTGGTGCTGGCTGTCTCCGCGCTGCTGGAGCTGCTGCCGGTGCGCCGGCTGCTGCGGCTTCCCGCGCAGCTGCTCGCGGTCGTCGTCGTCGTGCTGCAGCTCGCTCCGGTCGACTGGAGCACGCAGCCGCCTCAAGCCGGCATCGGCGAGACGATCCGCGCCGGGGCGGAGCTGCTGCATCCGTTTTGGGAGATCGCGCTTGCCGTGTGGGTCGTCTATGCGATGTTCGCGGCATGGAACCGGGCGAGGATCCGCATCATCGGCTTCACGACGGTCAACCTGCTCGTGCTGGCGATCTCCGACTCGTTCACGCCGATCTATCTGTGGGACAGCGTAGCGATCGTCGTCTTCTCCGGACTCGTCTGGCTGGTCGCCGAGCATTACGCCGGCTTCCAGCAGCGGCATCCGGTCAGCTGGCGGCGGCTGCTGCGCTACCCGCTGCAGCTGCTGCTGCCGATCGTGCTCGTGCTGTCGCTCGTCATGGCGGCGGGCCTCGCGGCGCCGGAAATCCCGCCGCTGCTCAAGGACCCATATACCGCGTGGCAAGAGTCGAGAGGGCTGGCGGTGCAGAATTTCGTCGGCGACAAGGGCATCGCCCCGGCCTCCTCCAAGAAATCGGCCAAGTCCGGCTACAGCCGGGACGACAGCAAGCTCGGCGGCGGCTTCAACTTCGACTACTCGCCGGTCATGGAGGTGACGTCCACCCATAAGAGCTACTGGCGGGGAGAGACGAAGGATTATTACAGCGGTGAGGGATGGAAGGCCAGCGAGTCGTTGAATGCGGTCATTGACTTGTCGCCGAATACTGAAATCGGCAATCCGGTCGAGCTAACTAAAGCAGAGACAGTTGAAATTGGCCAGACGTTCAAGATGCTGCGCGAGGACAAGTTCCCGGTGCTGTTTGCTGCGCCTTCCGTGCTTTCGGTCCATTTGGCGGAACGCGAAGACGGCGTTCGCGTACGGATACTCTATGATTACGGGCAGGAAAAGCTCATTCCGGATCCAACTCAAAACGATTACCCATCCAGCTATGCGATCCGCTCCGAGCAGGTCGTGCTGACGGATGAACTTAAATTGGCTCCAGCTGCCATGCAAGGTTCAATCGCTTCATATTTTACCCAGGTGCCTTCAAAAACGCCGAGCCGGGTCGCCGATCTCGCCCGCGAGATTACGGCCGGCGCGTCGTCCGACTACGACAAGGCGAAAGCGATCGAGACGTATCTCAGCACGACGTATCCGTACACGAACGAGCCCGACCTCACCAAGAAGAAGAGCGCAGACTTCGTCGATTCGTTCCTGTTCGAGATCCAGGAAGGCTACTGCGACTACTTCTCGAGCGCGATGGCCGTGCTGGCCCGTTCCGTCGGTCTGCCTTCCAGATGGGTGAAGGGCTACGCCCCGGGCTCCGGCACGATCGACCCCGAAGCGATGATGCGAGGGGGCCGCGAGGCGGCGGAGAGGGTCGACTCCAGCGGCGAGGACACGTATACCGTGCGCAACTCGGACGCCCACTCCTGGGTGGAGATTTATTTCGAGGGCTATGGCTGGATTCCGTTCGAGCCGACGCCGGGCTTCGCCTTCCCGTACGCCTCGGCCGCGGCCGAGGAAGCTCCGGAGCCGAGCGCCCTGCCGGTTCCTTCCGAAGCGCCGCAACCGACGGAGGCTCCAACCGACGCCGCCGGTCCGCTCCTGCCGAGATGGCTCGGCTGGACGGGGCTCGGCCTGCTGGCGGCCGCTGCGGCGGGGTTCGCCTTCCTCCGCCGCGAGCAGCTCGCCGCCCTGTGGCGAGGCTATCGGACCCGCTCGCTCACAGCCGAGCAGCGCATCGTCTGGGAGACCGAGCGGCTCATCCGCTCGGCCCGCCGCCACGGCCTCGCCAAGGCGGAGCACGAGACGCTGCGCGAGGCGGTGGAGCGCTGGTCGGGCCAGCGCCGCTTCTTGAAGCAGGAGCTGAGCGAGGTGCTCGCCTTGTTCGAGCGCACGAAGTACGGCGCTCGGCCGGCGACCCGCGAGGAAGCCGACTCGTATGCCGCCAAAATCCGCGAGCTGAGCGGACGGCTGCGTTCGCCGGGCTGA